A genomic segment from Deltaproteobacteria bacterium encodes:
- the tig gene encoding trigger factor: MSETIMAVKVEDVNPVKKKLSFDVPWDDVKKEMDAVYREVSRTAKVKGFRKGKVPRNILETLYKEYAETETITKLIERLYFEALQANAIMAVNHPDIEQGQGIEHEKNFTFVATVEVAPVIEPRGYTDLALEKIERDVTEKDVEAKLEEYRRMFATMDEIQEDRGIKEGDFITLDFAGKIDGVSKKELSAEGFFLEVGAKRFIPGFEEQLIGVVRGEPKEINLKFPDDYYAKDVAGKDAVFNFTVKNIKEQKLPPLDSSFIENFDTFGSIEELKDDIRQKLTEQNKARSQNDLRNLTVTELLKVNEFEVPECYVEREYQYMMADTKRRMAMEGLDKDAAAGLQAKFQDQYRQGAIRMVKVASLLDSIARKEGITVEDSELQARIDEMATQSRNYDTTKKYLEKEEIKANLSREILHNKIFKFIEDHAQIKVVKEDKDMDTKGVETT, encoded by the coding sequence GTGAGTGAGACGATAATGGCGGTGAAGGTGGAAGATGTCAATCCTGTTAAAAAGAAGTTGTCTTTTGACGTTCCCTGGGATGATGTAAAAAAGGAAATGGACGCGGTTTATCGGGAGGTCAGCAGGACGGCCAAGGTTAAAGGGTTCAGAAAGGGCAAGGTTCCCCGCAATATTTTAGAAACTCTCTATAAAGAATATGCTGAGACTGAGACGATTACCAAGCTCATAGAAAGATTATACTTTGAGGCTTTGCAGGCTAACGCCATAATGGCCGTCAACCATCCGGATATTGAACAGGGGCAGGGCATTGAACACGAGAAAAACTTTACCTTTGTGGCCACGGTGGAAGTGGCGCCCGTTATCGAGCCCAGAGGTTATACCGATCTGGCTTTGGAAAAAATTGAGCGGGACGTGACCGAGAAAGATGTGGAAGCCAAGCTGGAAGAGTACCGCCGCATGTTTGCCACCATGGATGAGATTCAGGAAGACAGGGGCATCAAAGAGGGTGATTTTATCACCCTGGATTTTGCTGGTAAAATTGATGGCGTAAGCAAGAAGGAACTGTCTGCGGAAGGTTTTTTTCTCGAAGTCGGCGCGAAAAGATTTATCCCTGGCTTTGAGGAGCAGTTGATCGGTGTGGTGAGAGGTGAACCAAAAGAGATTAACCTGAAGTTCCCCGACGATTATTATGCCAAGGATGTGGCCGGAAAAGATGCTGTCTTCAACTTTACGGTAAAAAATATCAAGGAGCAGAAGCTTCCGCCGTTAGACTCCAGTTTCATAGAAAATTTCGATACATTCGGTTCTATTGAGGAACTTAAAGATGATATCCGTCAGAAACTGACGGAACAAAACAAGGCCAGATCGCAAAATGACCTGCGCAATCTGACCGTTACTGAACTCCTGAAAGTAAATGAATTCGAGGTTCCGGAGTGCTATGTGGAACGTGAGTACCAGTATATGATGGCTGATACAAAAAGAAGGATGGCCATGGAGGGATTGGATAAGGACGCGGCAGCCGGATTACAAGCGAAATTTCAGGATCAATACCGGCAGGGAGCTATCCGGATGGTGAAGGTGGCCAGTTTATTAGACAGCATTGCCCGCAAGGAAGGTATTACAGTTGAAGATAGCGAGCTTCAGGCCAGGATTGACGAGATGGCCACGCAGTCACGGAATTATGACACTACGAAAAAGTATCTGGAAAAAGAGGAAATTAAAGCTAACCTCTCCAGAGAGATATTGCATAACAAGATATTCAAATTTATAGAAGATCATGCGCAAATTAAAGTAGTCAAGGAAGATAAGGACATGGATACGAAAGGGGTTGAAACAACATGA